The following proteins are encoded in a genomic region of Gossypium hirsutum isolate 1008001.06 chromosome D05, Gossypium_hirsutum_v2.1, whole genome shotgun sequence:
- the LOC107944928 gene encoding receptor-like protein EIX2 — translation MMINTMSSKSSHKLVLVFAIYCLLLQEKCTKASVKLLCKDSERRALLEFKHSLQAMNSSGNDALSSWKSEECCLWLGVNCNNLTGYVEMLGFSGQLWVVAGTISPSLLKLHHLTFLYFDRNDFNGSLIPEFFGSLKKLKILDLSNANFRGPIPSQLGNLSMLETLRLGGNGGDVTYRHNFKKMFSVGKLEWLSHLSRLEEVDLSFTNLSYANDWSQVISHLPFLQKLSLRHCDLTSISSSSLSLANSSTSLTHLDLSDNNLPSAIYPWLFNVSSNLVSLNLSSNKLRGPIPEAFGNMMAIQNLHLSDNLLILAENQVRGDSVLNEIGKLPDFMVLDLGYNLLNGSISKSIGQLSNLQVLRLAGNSFDGDVISEAHFSNFTYLQELDLSYTSLTLKFNSGWIPPFQLSQIMLCSCKLGPHFPDWIRTQMDGLTPDLDISALDYLDISASGISDSLPYWFWNPFQRLRYINMSFNQISGTFPNNSIHISHLDLRSNNFSGPLPHFSLDFWDIGTINLSKNKFTGSGAPICNITYKGVLALLDLSNNLFSGVVPDCFESFQSLTALNLGDNSFSGSLPSSLGSLTSLEMLSLRGNKFSGELPSSLQNCTKLKFLDLSDNELSGEIPMWIGQRLSSLVFLSLQRNQFRGMIPHQLCELKYLQILDLSVNKISDTIPPCFNNFTSMVKKVSLDRRIELHLLDEVSSLWFIQLRYVDEALLTWKGTKQSYPQLGLLLAIDLSCNKLTGEIPEELNSLQELVALNLSRNFFTGKILQKIGHLRQLEVLDLSRNKFSGNIPTSLSELTFLSILDLSYNDLSGKIPTSTQLQSFDPSSFSHNRGLCGPPTSPNCSTVEPPPGKPAVGGEEDSDEFMKWFYAGMGLGFAVGFWGFCSVVFFKRSWRHSYYRYLDNAKDWVYVSFVLLKARFVRRIKGLSTSCTR, via the coding sequence ATGATGATTAATACAATGTCAAGTAAGAGTTctcataaacttgttttagtttttgCAATATATTGTCTGCTTCTTCAGGAGAAATGTACCAAAGCTAGCGTGAAACTATTGTGCAAAGACAGTGAAAGAAGAGCTCTACTTGAATTTAAGCACAGCCTTCAAGCCATGAATTCGTCAGGCAACGACGCCCTTTCATCATGGAAAAGTGAGGAGTGCTGTCTTTGGCTTGGCGTCAATTGCAACAACCTTACAGGATATGTTGAAATGCTCGGTTTTAGCGGTCAATTATGGGTTGTAGCAGGTACAATTAGCCCTTCACTGCTTAAACTACATCACTTGACTTTTTTATATTTCGACAGGAATGATTTTAATGGAAGTCTCATCCCAGAGTTTTTTGGTTccttgaaaaaattgaaaatactgGATCTCTCTAATGCTAATTTTAGAGGTCCAATTCCTTCTCAACTTGGAAATCTTTCAATGTTGGAGACTCTTAGATTGGGTGGTAACGGTGGAGACGTGACGTATCgccataatttcaaaaaaatgttCAGTGTTGGAAAACTTGAGTGGCTTTCCCATCTTTCTCGTTTGGAAGAGGTTGATCTCAGTTTCACTAACTTGAGCTATGCCAATGATTGGTCTCAAGTCATTAGCCACCTTCCTTTCCTCCAAAAACTAAGTCTAAGACATTGTGATCTTACAAGCAtatcttcttcatcactttccCTTGCCAACTCTTCTACATCTCTCACCCATCTTGATCTCTCTGATAATAATCTCCCTTCTGCCATATATCCATGGCTGTTTAATGTTAGCAGCAACCTTGTTTCCCTTAATCTCTCAAGTAACAAGTTGAGAGGTCCAATTCCAGAAGCTTTCGGGAACATGATGGCTATTCAAAACCTGCATTTGAGTGATAATCTTTTGATATTAGCTGAGAATCAAGTTAGGGGAGATTCCGTGTTGAATGAAATCGGAAAACTACCAGATTTTATGGTTCTAGATCTTGGGTACAACCTTTTAAATGGATCCATAAGCAAAAGCATTGGACAACTTTCCAACTTGCAAGTCTTGCGGCTTGCAGGGAATTCTTTTGATGGTGATGTGATTTCCGAAGCTCATTTCTCAAATTTCACCTACTTACAGGAGTTGGATTTATCCTACACTTCTTTGACTTTGAAATTCAACTCCGGATGGATTCCTCCTTTTCAACTGAGTCAAATAATGCTTTGCTCTTGCAAGTTAGGGCCTCATTTCCCAGATTGGATTCGGACACAAATGGACGGCCTAACCCCTGACCTTGATATTTCTGCTCTAGATTACCTTGATATTTCTGCTTCAGGAATTTCAGATTCTCTTCCCTACTGGTTTTGGAACCCATTTCAGAGATTAAGGTACATAAACATGTCTTTCAATCAGATCAGTGGTACTTTTCCAAATAACTCTATCCACATAAGCCATCTAGATCTAAGATCTAATAATTTCTCGGGACCATTGCCACATTTCTCTTTAGATTTTTGGGATATAGGGACCATTAACCTTTCCAAAAACAAGTTTACTGGTTCAGGCGCTCCAATTTGCAATATTACCTATAAAGGTGTTTTGGCATTACTTGATctctcaaataatttattttctggAGTGGTTCCTGACTGTTTTGAAAGTTTCCAGTCTTTAACAGCTTTGAATTTGGGTGATAATAGTTTCTCAGGCTCACTTCCAAGCTCCTTAGGATCTTTGACTTCTCTTGAGATGCTCAGTTTACGTGGTAATAAATTCTCGGGAGAATTACCTTCATCTTTACAGAATTGTACCAAGTTAAAATTTCTAGACTTGAGTGATAATGAATTATCAGGAGAAATACCTATGTGGATCGGCCAGAGGCTTTCATCGTTGGTTTTTCTTAGCCTTCAAAGGAATCAGTTCAGGGGAATGATTCCCCATCAACTTTGTGAATTGAAATATCTACAAATCTTGGACCTCTCTGTAAATAAAATCTCTGATACCATACCACCATGTTTCAATAATTTCACTTCAATGGTAAAAAAAGTGAGTTTAGATCGAAGGATTGAGCTTCACCTCTTAGATGAAGTGTCTTCTCTATGGTTCATTCAGCTTAGGTATGTTGATGAGGCATTGCTTACATGGAAAGGAACAAAGCAAAGCTATCCACAACTTGGACTCCTACTAGCCATTGATCTCTCGTGTAACAAATTAACAGGAGAGATTCCTGAAGAATTAAATAGTCTTCAAGAATTGGTTGCATTGAACCTGTCAAGAAATTTTTTTACAGGAAAAATTCTTCAAAAGATTGGGCATCTAAGACAACTAGAGGTGCTTGACCTGTCAAGAAACAAGTTTTCAGGAAACATCCCAACGAGCTTGTCTGAATTAACATTTCTAAGTATCTTGGACTTGTCTTACAATGACTTGTCTGGAAAAATTCCAACCAGCACTCAACTACAGAGCTTTGATCCTTCATCATTTTCTCATAATAGAGGACTTTGTGGTCCTCCGACTTCACCGAATTGCTCAACGGTGGAACCACCTCCCGGCAAACCTGCAGTAGGAGGTGAAGAAGATTCTGATGAGTTCATGAAATGGTTTTACGCTGGCATGGGACTTGGATTTGCGGTCGGGTTCTGGGGGTTTTGCAGTGTTGTGTTCTTCAAGCGTTCATGGAGGCATTCATATTATCGTTACTTGGATAATGCAAAGGATTGGGTTtatgtttcatttgttttgctgAAAGCAAGGTTTGTGAGGAGAATCAAAGGTCTTTCAACAAGTTGCACAAGGTAA
- the LOC107902863 gene encoding protein DETOXIFICATION 14-like — protein MAKLEEREDEKKWATSWGGYIEELKKGSRIAAPMVAVTVLQYLVQVVSVIMVGHLGQLSLSSVAIATSLTNITGFSLLSGMAGGLETLCGQAYGSQQYKKLGIYAYSAIISLILVCPPICMLWIFMDKLLPLVGQDTLISYKACQYSLWLIPGLFASTILKPLTRFLQMQSLILPMLLTSIFILCFHVPLCWILVFKLDLGDLGAAIAFSLSTWLNVILLGIYVKYSSTCEKTRSPLSKDAFLGVPQFFRLGVPSAIMVWYVFSFS, from the exons aTGGCGAAATTGGAGGAGAGAGAAGATGAGAAGAAATGGGCAACAAGTTGGGGTGGATATATAGAAGAGCTGAAGAAGGGAAGTCGAATAGCAGCACCAATGGTGGCGGTGACGGTTCTACAATACCTTGTGCAAGTTGTGTCAGTAATAATGGTAGGACATCTTGGTCAGCTTTCTCTCTCTAGCGTCGCCATTGCTACATCCCTCACCAATATCACCGGTTTTAGCCTTCTG TCAGGAATGGCTGGTGGATTGGAAACTCTATGTGGGCAAGCTTATGGATCACAACAATACAAAAAGCTTGGAATCTATGCTTACAGTGCCATCATTTCGCTCATCTTAGTTTGCCCTCCCATTTGCATGCTATGGATATTCATGGACAAATTGTTACCTCTTGTTGGCCAAGATACACTTATCTCCTACAAAGCTTGCCAATATTCCCTATGGTTAATCCCGGGACTATTTGCAAGCACCATCCTTAAACCTTTGACTCGATTTCTACAAATGCAAAGTTTGATTCTACCAATGCTCTTAACTTCAATTTTTATACTGTGTTTCCATGTGCCTCTTTGTTGGATTCTTGTGTTTAAATTGGATTTAGGTGATCTTGGAGCTGCAATAGCTTTTAGTTTATCAACATGGTTGAATGTGATCTTACTTGGGATTTATGTAAAGTATTCATCTACATGTGAGAAAACTCGTTCACCATTGTCCAAGGATGCTTTTCTTGGTGTTCCTCAGTTCTTTCGCCTTGGTGTTCCCTCAGCTATAATGGTTTGGTACGTGTTTTCTTTCTCGTAA